DNA sequence from the Pedobacter sp. W3I1 genome:
AACTACTTTAACAAGGAAGGTATTTTAAGTCAAAGTTCATTAAATCGTATCATTGGTCGGTTAAACATAGATCAGTACGCATTCGATGATAAAGTAAAATTCAGCTTAAACCTGTCCAATTCGAGTAGCAAATCTATTAACGAGCCATTGCAGAATATTGTATTGTTACAGGCTGCAAAACGCCTACCGGTTTCTCCTATTTACAATACAGATGGAACTTATTTCGAAAACCTGAATAATACAGGTTATTTTAATCCGTTAGCCATTGCCAATAATGCACAGGACGAAACAAAATATAACGTTTTAATTGGCGGTTTTAATACGGAAGTAAAATTGCCGTTTGGCTTTACGTATAATATTAATTTATCTTACCAGAAAACTACTGCTGCGCATGGTGAATTTTACAGCAGTTATTTTGGAAAATACCCAACATCGAACTTTTACAATAACCCCGATCCCGGTATTGGCATCGCACATACCCTAATTGGAAATGTGTTTGGCACCAATGGCTCGGCTTTAAGAAGCAACTTTGAAAACACCAATAAAATATTAGAAACATTCTTAACCTGGGATAAGAAAATTGGCGATCATACCTTAAATGCGGTATTGGGTTACAGTTACCAGGATAATATTGCAGGTGATGGTTTTCAAACTTCAAGTACAAATTTTCCAACAGATTTCGTTGGCTTTCAAAACCTTACGTTAGGCAATCCATATGCCATTTCTTCTTACCGCATTAATTTAGGAAACGACCTTACCTATCAAAGAATTCTGCTGATCTCTGACTTTTTCAGGTTAAATTATAATTACAAGGGTAAATACTTTTTACAAGGTTCAATCAGACGAGATGGAAGCTCTGCATTTGGAAAGAATAACCAATGGGGTTATTTCCCATCTGTTGGTTTAGCATGGAGGGTAATCGAAGAGGATTTTATGAAGGGGCAATCATTTGTTAGCGATTTAAAAATCCGTGCCAGTTATGGTGTTACCGGAAACTCCGCAGGTATAGGCGCCTATAATGGACAACTAGTTTATGGCATTACGGGTACTTACTACAATAATGGCGTTCAGGCAGCAGCATATGCACCAATACAAGGCGCAAACCCTGATTTAAAGTGGGAAAGAACCTCAACCAAAAATCTAGGTGTTGATTTTGGGATTTTAAACAACAAAATTACAGGTACAGTAGATGTATATGATAAAAATACCAATGGCATGCTTTTCCAATATAATGTGCCTTCTTCACTTGTTCCAGGTGGTAGATTATGGGCAAACGGTGGTAGCATCAACAATAAAGGTATCGAAGTAAGTTTAAATGTATCGCCGGTTACGACCAAAAGCTTTTCATGGTTGAGCACCATTAACATGGCTTACAATAAAAACAAAATTACGAGCTTACAAGGCCCTATCTCTAATGCAGATTCTGTTCGTTACTCAGATCCTGAAGGACCAGGACAAACCAATGCAACTTTACAAATTCTAAAAGTTGGGTATCCGCTTGGCCAGTTTTTTACGCTAAAATATGCAGGTAAAGATGCTAGTGGCAACTCGCTGTTTTACAAACGCGACGGTTCTACAACCACTACACCGAGCATTGGAACCGACTATTTCTACCTGGGCAATGCACAGCCAAAAATAATAATGGGCTGGAGCAATACCTTTAAATATAAAGAATTTGAACTGAACATCTTTTTAAGAGGAACCTTTGGCAATAAAATATTTAACGCTACAAAAGCAGATTTATCTTATACTGCTGGCGCAGCAGTTAATAACATACTAAACAGCGCTGCCGACGATAAAGTAACGGATACAAGAAACTCATTCTACTCAGACCGGTATATTGAAAATGGTTCTTACGTGCGTTTGGATAATGCAACTTTGGGCTACAATTTTAAAAACCTGATAAAGTATGTGAGT
Encoded proteins:
- a CDS encoding SusC/RagA family TonB-linked outer membrane protein is translated as MRFKCTSLKYGSIFLLLLLISQSFNTAFAQDERKITGNLTDTENMPVIGASVLVKGTNKVTVTGDKGAFSISAKNGDKLVFTFMGYEAKEITIGTASSYKVTIKEANTSLTDVVVVGYGKGSRKGLSSAITSVKPEELNKGAIADVGQLLQGKVPGLNISASGDPNKPAAVILRGASTINSPGAPFYVIDGIPGADIAAIAPADIASIDVLKDAAATAIYGNRAASGVIIVTTKRGKSGKPQLSYSGYVAAEKVSNQLDLMDADQLRAYLTANKVSFSPNDDKGENVNWMKAIERSTAYSQNHNLSFSGGTDHSNYSASLNYFNKEGILSQSSLNRIIGRLNIDQYAFDDKVKFSLNLSNSSSKSINEPLQNIVLLQAAKRLPVSPIYNTDGTYFENLNNTGYFNPLAIANNAQDETKYNVLIGGFNTEVKLPFGFTYNINLSYQKTTAAHGEFYSSYFGKYPTSNFYNNPDPGIGIAHTLIGNVFGTNGSALRSNFENTNKILETFLTWDKKIGDHTLNAVLGYSYQDNIAGDGFQTSSTNFPTDFVGFQNLTLGNPYAISSYRINLGNDLTYQRILLISDFFRLNYNYKGKYFLQGSIRRDGSSAFGKNNQWGYFPSVGLAWRVIEEDFMKGQSFVSDLKIRASYGVTGNSAGIGAYNGQLVYGITGTYYNNGVQAAAYAPIQGANPDLKWERTSTKNLGVDFGILNNKITGTVDVYDKNTNGMLFQYNVPSSLVPGGRLWANGGSINNKGIEVSLNVSPVTTKSFSWLSTINMAYNKNKITSLQGPISNADSVRYSDPEGPGQTNATLQILKVGYPLGQFFTLKYAGKDASGNSLFYKRDGSTTTTPSIGTDYFYLGNAQPKIIMGWSNTFKYKEFELNIFLRGTFGNKIFNATKADLSYTAGAAVNNILNSAADDKVTDTRNSFYSDRYIENGSYVRLDNATLGYNFKNLIKYVSNVRVYLSTNNLFTITGYKGIDPEINQGGAAPGIDYNNFYPKTRTFLLGLNASF